The nucleotide sequence tttctttttttaatggcTTCAGCGCACTCTTCATCCCACCATGGGGGTGGAGGAATATATCtactacgattttttttaacgGGAAAAATATTGTCCGCCACGTCAATTAAAACTTGAGTGAGAGTATCAGCACAATTGCTATGATTGTCTAATTGCAAGGAAGGGAGTGACTCTAATCTTTCCTccactttttctttaaaaagtttCCAATCAGCATTAATCAATTGGTACTTCAATCGAGGGGGGCGGATTGGGATTGATTTGTCAGAAAatggtaaagtaataaataaaggatAATGATCACTGCCATATGAAGAGCTAAGAGCGTGCCAGGTTAAAGATGACGCTAAGGAAGGAGAACATATGGATAGATCAGGAGCGCTGAATCCTTCAGAACTAGCAGTGCGACGTGTAGGTTCCCCAGAGTTCAATAAGCATAAGTTATTCATGTCTAAGAAATCTAAGATTCTTGAACCATAATAATTAGAGGAAGAACTACCCCAAGAAGCATGCTGGGCGTTAAAATCTCCCATTATTAAAATTGGTTTTGGAAGAGATggtaaaatattaagtaaaatTTCATCATAAATGATAGAGGATGGATGTGGAATATAAAtggaaacaaaacaaatacCATTTACAGAGATTGCTATAATGGAATAATCATCGTTATGAACAGGAATAGGAATGTGTATAAAAGGCCAAGAATGCTTGACCAGCAGTGCAACACCGCCATATCCATCTAGACGGTCCTCTCTAATGCAGGCATAGCCTGCCACCTTAAAACTACTACTAGATTTAAGCCAAGTCTCTTGAAGAGAAATGGCTAACgggtcatatttatttatcaaatggaaCAAATCAGATTTCTTACTGTAAATACTGCGGCAATTCCATTGAATTACCAccgaattcattattatttataaaattactatcaaatgaataattatttttgtcactTACAGGGTTTTGGGATGAGGCAACGTTGGGCGGTGTGAAGTTTGAATTATAAtgagacaatgaattaataagTGTAATAATAAGTTCTTTAACAGACATAATATCAGACAGTAAAGAGTCTTTACTTGAATCTTTATaagcagtgccagatgaaggaAAGTTTATGTTGAAGTCTTTAGTAAGAGCATCATGAGAGGCCTTATCATATCCAGGACTAATTACTGGTGGGGATCTAGGCTTAagaaatactgtttttttatatgaactCCTGCCGGGTATACTATCAGATGAATTTTTCAAAACTGGTCTATTTGTGTTAACTGGGGCTACTGTTGTCAAAGCATCAGCATAAGACTTGCCAAGAGGAGGGTGTAATTTTAAAGCCTCAGAATAAGAAATACAATTCTTAGCCATTGTCTCTTTAATTTGCTTTTGGCGGAAAAACTCAGGACATTTTTTACTAGTTGCAAAGTGAGACCCTGTACACAGACAACATTTAACAAACTCTTCATCAACTGAACAGCTGTCTCCCGAGTGGTCATGACCACATTTAAAACATTTGGGAAGAGATCTACACTGTGATTTAATGTGACCATATTTGCAGCATTTGTAACATTGTATAGTGGGGAAAATGTATAAGTCCACGGGCAGAGAATTGTAACACATAAATACTCTCTTTGGAAGTACTTGTCCATCAAATGTGAGAACTACAGTCTCTATAGGTATGTATTCAACTGTGTCTTTTCCAATAGTTTTCCTTTTCAATCTCCTTACTTTAAGAATGTTGCCACAACCTATAGGTACTGTAATATTCTGTATGACTTCCTCATCAGTCCAGCTGGTTGGAATGCCCCTCACTACTCCCATGCGAGTAACATTGGATGTTGGAATAAACGCTTTGTAGTGATTATTGGTCAGGACAGTGCTACTTATGAATGTATTGGCATCCTCATAATTAGAAAAGGAAATAGCTGCACGATTTCTGCCTATACGTTTTAAACTgccatttattatgtttttaaaaccatgctttttcaaaaacaaaccaAGAGAAACCGGGTGAATTGAAGTATTTTGATTGGAAGTTGTCTGTTCTTTTTGTATGTGTATGACATATGGAGAAACATCAGATGCCTGGTAAAGATTCCTACCAATTGGTAGACGCTGAGAATTCAAATTATTGTTCTCAAACTCAACATCAAGTGAGTTTGGTGAGATTGACACTGGCACAGAGTTTTTAGCAGTAGTATCATTGAAATTGTTTGGTTGTTGTTTTGGCTGAATTAGCGTGTCGGAATGAGATTCCGAGTGACATTCACATGCATCAAGCGAAGGAACTGTAGAGCTTTTATGATGACGTCTCCTCTTTTTATTACAGTGTTTACAATACTTAGGTGCAGAGGCCCGTTTTAAACGTTtggatttacctattttgagAATGTTCGGAGCCATCCGTGCATGAACTTTCAGTATCTAATGCTGAATAATTATTAGCTATAGTGACATTGTACGAAACCTGGGGGACGGAGCCCCCAGGTTCGTCTGGGTCGTTCATGTAACCAGAGAAAAAGGTAAAAACTTACCAGAGCACTGCCAAAATcactaactaataaataaatagaaagataaacataaatatactACACTCCACTACTTAACTGATCTCTATTTACtagataatttataaaaatcgcAAAAGCAAAAATTGAGACAACCGCCTAGCTtgacgtttcccgcgcttttttcAGCCCTCCAGTTTAGAACGCAATTCAAATTTGAAAAAAGAACTAACCACTCGTCGAACAGTTGCTTGATGGCCAGCACGTTTTTGACACGAAGCTCGcgcttttttttaattcttaagACCTAGAACGaaattgaattttgaaaaaagaacATGCATCGACCACTCATCGAACAGCTGCTTGTTGGCCAGCACGTTGGCGACGACGCGCGCGCCGTGCGCCGACGGGTTGGAGTACATTAGCCGGCGATTCAAATTGAAGTTTGAAAAAAGAACGTCGAAAGTTGCTAGATGGCCATCACGTTTTCGACACGAAGCTTGCAACGCGCGTGCGCAGGCGGGTTAGAACGCGCCTTTTTTAATTCATGTGACCTATAAACcgaatttaaaattcaaatttgaaAGAAGAACACTAGTCTCTGAACTAACCACTCGTCGAACAGCTGCTTGTTGGCCAGCACGTTGGCGACGACGCGCGCGCCGTGCGCCGGCGGGTTGGAGTACATGCCGCGCACCACCCACGTCAGCTGCGACTTGATGGCGGGAACAAGGGACGAGCTCGTACCAACGTTAGTCGGTTAATTACTTGAGGCGTCCACAAGTTGGCTGTTAAACCAGTCTTGTCAACGTGAAGGTATCCCAACATTGGTGCCAATACTATTTTCTAGACGAGTAGCTTTGGGACCACGTTGGAGCCAACGTGTGGAGCCACCTAAGATtagcggggttactccgaaaaacgtaaCCCCAAGTTTCGAATATTACCATCCTTGTCACGCAGTGAGATGCCAGCGTGAGCGATAGTGACAGAtggacccgaaactacgtaaacaacATTTCGGAGTAGCCCTCCAGTTTAGAACGCAATTCAAATTTGAAAAAAGAACTAACAATTCGAACAGTTGCTTTATGGCCAGCACGTTTTCGACACGAAGCTCgcgctttttttttattctcaaGACCTAGAACGAAATTCAAATTTGAAAAAAGAACAAGAACTGACCATTCATCGAACAGCTGCTTGTTGGCCAGCACGTTGGCGAGGACGCGCGCGCCGTGCGGGTTGGAGAACATTAGCCGGCGATTCAAATTGAAGTTTGAAAAAAGAACGTCGAAAGTTGCTAGATGGCCAGCACGTTTTCGACACGAAGCTCGCAACGTGCGCGTGCGCAGGCGGGTTAGAACGCGCCTTTTTTAATTCCTGAGACCTATAAAACGAATTTAAGATTCAAATTTGAAAGAAGAACACTAGTCTATGAACTAACCACTCGCCGAACAGCTGCTTGTTGGCCAGCACGTTGGCGACGACGCGAGCGCCGTGCGCCGGCGGGTTGGAGTACATGCCGCGCACCACCCACGTCAGCTGCGACTTGATGGCGGGAACCAGCGACGCGTCCGACACCACCAGCGTCAAGTTGCCCACTCGCTCGTCTGCGAAGAAATATAGCTTGTTGAGAATTCCCGCagtcttctttttttttattcacaacgaagaagctcttggcctgtatctcacctgatggtaagggacgatcaggccgaaggtggaagcgagcttcacccggaatcctcaaccacggaggaactggctatcttacctctaaggcctcagcctcgaacttagcgggcagcggcgcgggagcggcggcggggcgggagcggcaggatcttatgcgtaaaatcaaatagaccggttctcgaaaacagcggcgcggcagcggcgccggagcgggcaacaggcgggcagcggcgagggagcgggcaacgagcgggcagcgcactccttcttttgcccgagcgttaggaataaatttgaatcgaaataaaattgtcgccgttgttcagacatttcgtttgcgaataaaaacaaatatctcgacaacacaaccccgaacacaacacttcgccgctaaagcgccgcgcgagctgcccgcttgtttcgagaacgggtctgcgttgcccgccccgctcccgcgccgccgccgctcccgccccgctgcccgctaagttcgaggctgaggccttactgtcggaacacaacaatgctgttaacattgttgttatggcgacagacttaggtaagatggtggtagctagccaggcggacttagaacaagccctaaccaaccaaaccgaacagaaaaatctgcccccactgggaatcgaacccgggacctctgcgactgaagcaggtggtcttaccactagaccatagAGGCGGTAAATCTGATCTTCAGGTTGGTTGAGAGAAAGAACTATAAAAAGTATAAGCTCCCCGTACGCCTCTTATGGGCTAATCAACAACGACAGGTAGCTCTGAAATAACACACTACCTAGTTGAATGAATGAACTAGGGGAGCTCCTATGCTCCTAGCACGTTCGAGGCCTGATATTCGTATATTTCTCTGTTAGTCGCCTATTACAACATTCATGGGAAGAGTTGGGTTGGTTATTTTAAAACAGGTTCACTTAATTCTACAATATTGTGCATATTAGTGCTTGGGTCCGGCACGTAGTGCACAGAGAGAGCATAATTATCTCTATTGCCTTCTGACACACTGAGTCGAAGTTGAAAATAGACTTATTTGAGCTCGAAATATCGCGTTACAAAGTAGCGCACAATCGGGTCACGCATTCTTCATTTCGCCTCCAgcacacattaaaattaaatagacCTTTATCTACTGACTGTAGAGCCCGAAGTTCTTCGCGTAGGACTGCGCGCAGATGAGCTCGAAGCCTCGCTTGACGAAGTAGCGCACGGCCCACGCGTCCTTGAGGTCTCCCACCTAGAGACATACGTTCAAGGGGATATAGGCCCTATTCACTCACTGTAGAGCCCAAAGTTCTTCGCGTAGGACTGCGCGCAGATGAGCTCGAAGCCTCGCTTGACGAAGTAGCGCACGGCCCACGCGTCCTTGAGGTCTCCCACCTAGAGACATACGTTCAAGGGGATATAGGCCCTATTCACTCACTGTAGAGCCCGAAGTTCTTCGCGTAGGACTGCGCGCAGATGAGCTCGAAGCCTTGCTTGACGAAGTAGCGCACGGCCCACGCGTCCTTGAGGTCTCCCACCTAGAGACATACGTTTAAGGGGATATAGGCCCTATTCACTCACTGTAGAGCCCAAAGTTCTTCGCGTAGGACTGCGCGCAGATGAGCTCGAAGCCTCGCTTGACGAAGTAGCGCACGGCCCACGCGTCCTTGAGGTCTCCCACCTAGAGACATACGTTCAAGGGGATATAGGCCCTATTCACTCACTGTAGAGCCCAAAGTTCTTCGCGTAGGACTGCGCGCAGATGAGCTCGAAGCCTCGCTTGACGAAGTAGCGCACGGCCCACGCGTCCTTGAGGTCTCCCACCTAGAGACATACGTTCAAGGGGATATAGGCCCTATTCACTCACTGTAGAGCCCAAAGTTCTTCGCGTAGGACTGCGCGCAGATGAGCTCGAAGCCTCGCTTGACGAAGTAGCGCACGGCCCACGCGTCCTTGTCGAGGTCGCCTGACGCGAAGCCCTGGTACGCGCTGTCGAAGAACGGGAACAACTTGCGCTCCTGGGGAtaaaatagaaagtatttatttgtaacaAAACAGGTTAACAAGTTATCTCAGTGTACAACAGTGGTGTGAGACAAAGAGGTCTATGACTCAGTGATTGCAGAGGTAATGAATAAGAAGGTAACGGTCAAATTATGATTCTGTGTGCAGTTTTGGGTCTGCCTCGGATGCGTCTCCGGGTTGAGGATAGGGGAACGCTAGTCATGAAGAGTGCCGGTTTATCAGCGCAAATAGAAACTCGacgtcaactcggcgggcctgtcgggcaaccaTAACCGGTCGGGGGCCGTCGAGGCATTTGTCTGTGCCATGATGCAGGGGGCACCTTTTTAAAACCCtcacggggggggggggctgGCGGGGCGTAGGCCATTCTAATgagggccgctctcggtactCTTAGCAGACCGTAACCTGCTCGGGCGGGCCGGGCAGGATCCTTTTATTAGGGCTACGTCTACTCACCTCCATGACGTCAGCGATCTTCTCCCACTGCTCCTGCGTGGGGTCCATTCCGGTAGTATGATGACGCTGTGACGTCACCAGTACTCGGTGACAGTTGACTCACCTCCATGACGTCAGCGATCTTCTCCCACTGCTCCTGCGTGGGGTCCATTCCGGTCGGGTTGTGCGCGCACGCGTGTAGTATGATGACGCTGTGACGTCACCAGTACTCTGTAAAAGCTGACTCACTTCCATGACGTCAGCGATCTTCTCCCACTGCTCCTGCGTGGGGTCCATTCCAGTGGGATTGTGTGCGCACGCGTGTAGTATGATGACGCTGTGACGTCACCAGTACTTTGTAACAGTTGACTCACCTCCATGACGTCAGCGATCTTCTCCCACTGCTCCTGCGTGGGGTCCATTCCAGTGGGATTGTGCGCGCACGCGTGTAGTATGATGACGTTGTGACGTCACCAGTACTCTGTAACAGTTGACTCACCTCCATGACGTCAGCGATCTTCTCCCACTGCTCCTGCGTGGGGTCCATTCCAGTGGGATTGTGCGCGCACGCGTGTAGTATGATGACGTTGTGACGTCACCAGTACTCTGTAACAGTTGACTCACCTCCATGACGTCAGCGATCTTCTCCCACTGCTCCTGCGTGGGGTCCATGCCAGTGGGATTGTGCGCGCACGCGTGTAGTATGATGACGTTGTGACGTCACCAGTACTCTGTAACAGTTGACTCACCTCCATGACGTCAGCGATCTTCTCCCACTGCTCCTGCGTGGGGTCCATGCCAGTGGGATTATGCGCGCACGCGTGTAGTATAATGACGCTGTTCTCTGGCGCGTTTTTCAGGTCCTCGATGAGACCGTCGAAGTCCAACGAGCGGGTCTTGTCGTCCCAGTAACGGTAGGTACGAGGCTGCGTGAAGCCGGAGTTGATGAATACGAGGTGGTGGTTCTCTGGGGAGAAAAATGGCTTTTAGAAGTAGAAAAGTACGTAACATACTTAGGTTGGGTCTGTATAACCACTTGCTGATAGAGAAGGAACTTCAGACGACACTATAGGAACATCTTTTTGGATTGACATCTCGCCTGGCTGGAATTTCCTAGACGAAAGACGTTAAAACTTCCAAGTCTACTAGTTCATAAGGTATAGATAGTGTGCTGATGGGGACGCACGATTACATAGTTTTGTATCTCAGATAACTAACAGAAACTTTATCTTTATTTAGTTGGAATTATTTTTGTACATACCCCACGTAGGACTTGAGTAATAGAAGGTGGTGTACTTGAGGTGCTTGTTCAATAGTTCTGCGCCGACGCGCAAACTGCCCGTGCCGGATAGTGTTTGAACACCGAAAGCCTACAAAAAATCCACATTATAGTacaattaaagtaaaataatgtgCACTTTAGAGAAGGACATGGGAAAGTTTTTTTGGAATGAAAAGGGTAAGTAAAACGTCTGTGTCATGACAATTTTGACTTGTAGAattagaagcttggctctacatgtGATCTGTCTGATAAATGTTTACAATACGAGTCATTATGATGTCTTCTTGGCAtcgttttacattatttttgatggAATATTATTTAGGTTATAAAGAACTTACGCGACCAGCGGCGATGGCCGGGCTGTCTTCTCCTAACAGCATGGACACTGATGACGCTGAGAACTGTTCCAATCCTGTAACAACGAAAGAAAACATTAACATAAGTATTTCGACCTTTCGTCGTTCAGTCAGCGCAAATatagtggcggatttaccagcAGGCTGAGTAGGCTGAAGACTAGGGCGGCAAATTTTaaggggcggcagatttagttcataaagtttttattacgaTTACAGtgatcgtttcagccaatgcAAGACCACTGCTGCCAATGCAAGACGTAATTTCGTGACCttgtttctattattaaaaaaaaatagacacTTCTAACGACAGCTTCTTTATAAAACATTGAAAAgctataatattttgttgattttCCATCAGGTGTAGTATCAGATTTTCTTGATTCATTGATACGTATCCCTGATGCTAAGCTATTACGATTACGAAATATTGCTCTTACAGTGgtcatacataattataatttgttATGAGCATGTGTTATCATCTGTTTTTGTTAGTGTTCTTTCTCATTGCTATGTCTACTTCAATCATTACGTAGgtaattacaatttattaaaataggtTATCACTTGCGGCTAGATATTTACGCAAGTAAAGGCAACGTCACTTTTTTACATTAGATAAACAAAACCACTTGTTCCCTGCgaagtttaattattattatttattgttttatcagTGGTAAGGAAACCACagtgataaaacaataaattaaaattgggCCTAAAACATTATCTTACTGTGTAATAGAATTGGGCGAAGTTTCAAAATTTAATAGAAAAGTATAGAAACCATTATACAATTTGGGATATGCACATCAATAACTTATCGcacatcaatttatttttacccgactacggcaaagcaaaaggagggttatcatcaatttaaataacttttacatcaaataaattatttcattgcaaataaacaaattgtTTAACAAAACTAGTACTAGAAATAATTCGAAAATACACATCAAAGTGTACGATATATTTCATATaaggcagtgtttttcaacctgtgggtcgcgaccccctgggggcTCGTGAAACCTCTAtgggggggtcgcgagaggtcgaaAAACTAcctcaataaaataaacaataaagtttGAA is from Ostrinia nubilalis chromosome 2, ilOstNubi1.1, whole genome shotgun sequence and encodes:
- the LOC135084994 gene encoding aspartate aminotransferase, cytoplasmic; its protein translation is MGSRFQVVEQGPPIEVFQLNKLFVEDTYQNKVNLGVGAYRDENGKPWVLPVVRKMEKQMAADDTLLHEYLPVLGLEQFSASSVSMLLGEDSPAIAAGRAFGVQTLSGTGSLRVGAELLNKHLKYTTFYYSSPTWENHHLVFINSGFTQPRTYRYWDDKTRSLDFDGLIEDLKNAPENSVIILHACAHNPTGMDPTQEQWEKIADVMEERKLFPFFDSAYQGFASGDLDKDAWAVRYFVKRGFELICAQSYAKNFGLYNERVGNLTLVVSDASLVPAIKSQLTWVVRGMYSNPPAHGARVVANVLANKQLFGEWRDHIKVMSSRVIQMREALRAELIKLGTPGNWDHIVKQIGLFSYTGLTPRQVEHLIQEYHIYLLRSGRINICGLNPGNVVYMAKAVHDAVTKFPAEHDSRAKL